One stretch of Hypanus sabinus isolate sHypSab1 chromosome 29, sHypSab1.hap1, whole genome shotgun sequence DNA includes these proteins:
- the polr3h gene encoding DNA-directed RNA polymerase III subunit RPC8, which yields MFVLVEMVDTVRIPPWFFERKLNDAIAEELNKKLANKVVYNVGLCICLYDITKLEDSYIFPGDGASHTKVHFRYVVFRPFLDEIITGKIKGCSQDGVCVTLGFFDDILIPPESLQQPAKFDETEQVWVWEYETDEGTHDLYMDVGEEVRLRVVDETFVDTSPTGPSRADTSTTTAEETQRKESPYTLTGSISEPGLGLLSWWTNG from the exons ATGTTCGTTCTGGTGGAGATGGTGGACACTGTGCGGATTCCGCCCTGGTTCTTCGAGAGGAAATTAAACGATGCCATTGCAGAAGAGCTGAACAAAAAACTGGCCAACAAG GTGGTGTACAACGTCGGTCTGTGTATATGCCTGTACGACATTACCAAACTGGAAGATTCCTACATTTTCCCAGGAGATGGCGCTTCTCACACCAAAG TTCACTTTCGATACGTGGTATTCCGACCCTTTCTGGATGAAATTATTACAGGCAAAATTAAAGGCTGCAGCCAGGATGGAGTCTGTG TGACCCTGGGATTTTTCGATGACATCCTGATCCCTCCTGAATCTCTGCAACAACCGGCCAAGTT CGATGAGACTGAGCAGGTGTGGGTGTGGGAGTACGAGACCGACGAGGGCACACACGACCTGTACATGGATGTCGGCGAGGAGGTCCGGCTGAGGGTGGTGGATGAAACCTTTGTGGACACCTCCCCCACTGGGCCCAGCAGAGCAGATACTTCCACCACTACAGCAGAAGAAACACAGAGGAAGGAATCTCCCTACACGCTGACG